The Bacteroidales bacterium genome contains a region encoding:
- a CDS encoding CoA transferase, translating to MLPLENIKVLDLTRVLAGPFCTMVLSDLGAEIIKVEIPVKGDDSRHFGPFLNEKSLYFVGINRAKKSISLNLKKEEGKEILKQLVKDVDVIVENYRPGTMEKLGLGYETLKEINPKLIYAASSGFGHTGPSSTKPAYDILAQAGGGMMSITGWPDSPPTRVGMSLGDITASLYTAIGISSALYQRTITGKGQKIDVAMLDCQVSILENALSRFQVEHKSPEPLGNRHPTITPFQAYKAKDKYFVVAVGNDVLFENLCRTLKCTEFLNDDRFTTNEKRTENIDELNKTLEKIFITKTAGEWLKIIEEGKVPCSPINNIEDIMKDEQMIARNMIIDVEDKQAGKIKIAGNPLKMTNIPEVNHRNPAPEIGEHNTDIYGKMLGLSKDEINELKDKEVI from the coding sequence ATGTTACCATTAGAAAATATAAAAGTTTTAGACCTGACAAGAGTTCTTGCAGGCCCGTTCTGTACAATGGTATTAAGCGACCTCGGTGCAGAAATTATTAAAGTTGAAATACCCGTTAAGGGAGATGATTCGAGACATTTCGGGCCTTTTCTTAATGAAAAGAGCTTGTATTTTGTCGGTATTAACAGAGCAAAAAAAAGCATTTCTTTAAATCTGAAAAAAGAAGAAGGCAAAGAAATATTAAAACAACTTGTTAAAGATGTTGATGTTATTGTAGAAAACTACCGTCCCGGAACTATGGAAAAATTAGGCTTGGGATATGAAACTTTAAAAGAAATAAATCCTAAATTAATTTATGCCGCATCTTCAGGATTCGGGCATACAGGACCAAGTTCAACAAAACCTGCTTATGATATTCTGGCTCAAGCAGGAGGAGGCATGATGAGTATTACCGGTTGGCCCGATTCACCTCCTACTCGTGTAGGTATGTCTCTCGGCGATATTACGGCATCATTATACACTGCAATCGGAATATCTTCAGCTTTGTATCAAAGAACTATTACCGGAAAAGGGCAAAAAATTGATGTCGCTATGCTGGATTGTCAAGTCTCAATTTTAGAAAATGCCCTTTCAAGATTTCAAGTTGAGCATAAATCACCCGAACCGTTGGGCAACAGGCATCCTACAATCACACCTTTTCAAGCATATAAAGCAAAAGATAAATACTTTGTTGTTGCCGTAGGTAATGATGTTCTTTTTGAAAATCTTTGCCGTACCTTAAAATGTACGGAATTTTTAAATGATGATCGTTTTACAACAAATGAAAAACGAACAGAAAATATTGACGAACTTAATAAAACTCTTGAAAAAATATTTATTACAAAAACTGCCGGAGAATGGCTGAAAATTATTGAAGAGGGGAAAGTCCCGTGCAGTCCTATCAATAACATCGAAGATATAATGAAAGATGAACAAATGATTGCCCGAAATATGATCATAGATGTGGAAGACAAACAAGCCGGAAAAATTAAAATTGCAGGGAATCCGCTGAAAATGACCAATATACCTGAAGTGAATCATCGAAACCCGGCTCCTGAAATCGGAGAACATAATACAGATATCTACGGAAAAATGTTGGGGTTGAGTAAAGATGAGATTAATGAATTGAAAGATAAGGAGGTGATATAG
- a CDS encoding Bro-N domain-containing protein, protein MKKENSIKLFNDKKVRVHWNEEQEKWYFSVVDIVGVLTESQNPNNYWKVLKNRLKKEGSELVTNCNQLKMQSSDGKFYKTDVADTEQLLRLIQSIPSPKAEPFKVWLAKVGYERIEETEDPEKAFDRAMETYLKKGYSKKWINQRLKSIEVRKELTDEWDLRGVKKGLEYAILTDEITKAWTDLSVKDYKKLKNLKKENLRDNMTNLELVLNMFTPLDMKLTA, encoded by the coding sequence ATGAAAAAAGAAAACTCTATTAAACTATTCAATGACAAAAAAGTAAGGGTACATTGGAATGAAGAGCAAGAAAAATGGTATTTTTCAGTAGTAGATATTGTTGGAGTATTGACAGAAAGTCAAAATCCCAATAATTATTGGAAAGTATTGAAAAACAGACTTAAAAAAGAAGGAAGTGAGTTGGTTACAAATTGTAACCAACTGAAAATGCAATCTTCTGACGGAAAATTCTACAAAACAGATGTTGCTGATACAGAGCAACTTTTACGCCTAATTCAATCCATACCCTCCCCAAAAGCAGAACCTTTTAAAGTTTGGTTAGCAAAAGTAGGGTATGAAAGAATTGAAGAAACAGAAGACCCTGAAAAAGCTTTTGACAGAGCAATGGAAACATATCTGAAAAAAGGTTATTCTAAAAAATGGATTAACCAAAGACTTAAAAGCATTGAAGTAAGAAAAGAATTGACCGACGAATGGGATTTGAGAGGAGTAAAAAAAGGTTTAGAATATGCAATATTAACTGATGAAATTACAAAAGCTTGGACTGATTTATCAGTAAAAGATTATAAAAAATTGAAGAATCTGAAAAAGGAAAATCTTCGGGATAATATGACAAATCTTGAATTAGTTTTGAATATGTTTACCCCGTTAGATATGAAACTTACAGCATAA
- a CDS encoding xanthine dehydrogenase family protein molybdopterin-binding subunit: MKELKYIGKSEIRIDGKEKVSGAAIYTEDISFGPELLYAEIVESPYAHAMIKNIDTSEAEKHPEVLAVITGKDFPYKFGLYMKDRFIFAQDRVRFIGEQVAAVVARNPKVAKRAAKLVKVEYEELPKVLNQMESVKEGSDLIHEDLENYEHVPWFFPKAKTNIAHWRKIRKGEVEKGFEEADYILDDTYEVPRYSHCAIEYHVAIGKYDKSGRLTVWASSQSPHTQRHLFAEALAPLGIKHNDVRVIAPHVGGGFGSKAGVTMEILAAAIATKVQGYPVKIMWNREREFYNTYQRLGVITKLKIGVKKTGEITALHHQLFWDAGAYVEYGANVVNAIGLSAIGPYNINNVSIDSVCVYTNLPPGGAYRGFGYSEFLFGLESHMTRIAKHLNIDPVEIRKINAIREGDKTAYGTHMNPNGLFKAIDAVEKEIEWHKEHKSSNPNTVIGKGFSLLWKAPAMPPNASSSCFLKFNENASINLLVSGMDIGQGYLTVMAQIAAEILQVPTSKIRTENPDTDRNPYEWQTVASHVTWSSGNAVKKAAIDAREQIFDLVERTKFLSRSSLYLEDEKVKSTQNPNFALALKDFVIDGIQMEDGTFKGGPILGRGIFLPEFSTAKSNPETGQGGHPNVHYTVGAAAIILEIDKQTGKMKVLKTVEAIDVGKALNPDLVKGQIVGGLVQGLATVLYEDMRYDENGKLLNPNFTDYKIPTAKDIPDKIVPIIIEVPQPDGPFGARGVGEHTMLPAAPMVANAVEDATGVRIKSMPITAEKVVLALLEKE; encoded by the coding sequence ATGAAAGAATTAAAATATATAGGAAAATCTGAAATCCGTATTGACGGAAAAGAAAAAGTTTCAGGAGCTGCAATTTATACTGAAGATATTAGTTTCGGACCGGAATTATTATATGCAGAAATTGTTGAGAGTCCGTACGCTCATGCAATGATAAAAAACATTGATACTTCAGAAGCTGAAAAGCATCCGGAAGTTCTCGCAGTTATTACCGGCAAAGATTTCCCGTATAAATTTGGGCTTTACATGAAAGACCGATTTATTTTTGCTCAAGACAGAGTCAGATTTATCGGAGAACAAGTTGCCGCAGTTGTTGCCCGAAACCCTAAAGTTGCAAAACGTGCCGCCAAACTTGTAAAAGTTGAATATGAAGAACTCCCGAAAGTTCTTAACCAAATGGAATCTGTGAAAGAAGGTTCTGATTTGATACATGAAGATTTAGAAAACTATGAGCATGTGCCTTGGTTCTTTCCGAAAGCAAAAACAAATATCGCTCATTGGAGAAAAATTCGTAAAGGTGAAGTTGAAAAAGGATTTGAAGAAGCTGATTACATATTGGACGACACATATGAAGTTCCGCGTTATTCTCATTGTGCAATTGAGTATCATGTTGCAATCGGAAAATATGATAAAAGCGGCAGACTAACTGTTTGGGCATCTTCTCAATCGCCTCATACACAAAGACATTTATTTGCAGAAGCATTAGCACCTTTGGGAATAAAACATAATGATGTAAGAGTTATTGCACCTCATGTAGGGGGCGGTTTCGGCTCTAAAGCCGGTGTAACAATGGAAATTCTGGCTGCAGCAATTGCAACAAAAGTTCAAGGATACCCCGTAAAAATAATGTGGAATCGAGAACGTGAATTTTATAATACTTATCAAAGACTCGGTGTTATTACAAAGTTAAAGATAGGTGTTAAAAAAACCGGAGAAATTACGGCACTTCATCATCAACTTTTCTGGGATGCCGGTGCTTATGTCGAATACGGAGCAAATGTCGTCAATGCTATAGGCCTTTCGGCAATAGGCCCATATAATATTAACAATGTTTCTATTGACTCTGTTTGCGTTTACACGAATCTTCCGCCCGGAGGTGCATACAGAGGCTTCGGTTATTCCGAATTCTTATTTGGATTGGAATCTCACATGACACGAATTGCAAAGCATCTTAATATTGACCCTGTTGAAATAAGAAAGATAAACGCCATCAGAGAAGGTGATAAAACGGCATACGGAACACACATGAATCCGAACGGGTTATTTAAAGCTATTGATGCCGTTGAAAAAGAAATTGAATGGCATAAAGAACATAAATCTTCAAATCCGAATACAGTAATCGGCAAAGGTTTTTCATTATTATGGAAAGCTCCCGCAATGCCGCCTAATGCATCATCTTCATGTTTTTTAAAATTTAATGAAAATGCAAGTATCAACTTATTGGTTTCCGGTATGGACATCGGGCAAGGGTATTTAACGGTTATGGCTCAAATTGCCGCCGAAATCCTGCAAGTACCTACATCAAAGATACGAACAGAAAACCCTGACACTGACAGAAATCCCTATGAATGGCAAACTGTTGCATCACATGTTACTTGGAGCAGCGGAAATGCTGTTAAAAAAGCTGCAATTGATGCAAGAGAGCAAATTTTTGACCTTGTTGAAAGAACAAAGTTTTTATCTCGTTCATCGCTTTATTTGGAAGATGAAAAAGTGAAATCAACTCAAAATCCAAACTTTGCTTTAGCTTTAAAAGATTTTGTTATTGACGGAATTCAAATGGAAGACGGAACTTTTAAAGGCGGGCCGATTCTCGGACGCGGGATTTTCTTGCCGGAATTTTCTACGGCAAAATCCAATCCGGAAACAGGACAAGGAGGCCATCCGAATGTTCATTACACCGTAGGAGCTGCAGCCATAATTCTTGAAATTGATAAACAAACCGGTAAAATGAAAGTTCTGAAAACGGTTGAAGCAATTGATGTCGGAAAAGCTCTGAATCCTGACCTGGTAAAAGGACAAATTGTGGGAGGATTAGTGCAAGGACTTGCCACAGTACTTTATGAAGACATGAGATATGATGAGAACGGAAAACTCCTTAATCCAAACTTTACTGATTATAAAATCCCGACAGCAAAAGATATCCCTGATAAAATTGTTCCGATAATTATTGAAGTCCCGCAACCTGACGGCCCTTTCGGAGCAAGAGGAGTGGGTGAACATACAATGCTTCCGGCAGCACCAATGGTTGCAAATGCTGTTGAAGACGCAACGGGCGTTCGCATTAAATCTATGCCGATTACTGCGGAGAAGGTTGTTTTGGCTTTACTTGAAAAAGAATAA
- a CDS encoding T9SS type A sorting domain-containing protein: MKTIRLISIILVFLVITGINQKAYSQANAGPDKEICADYTYMSALDPSPDSGEWSVVSGSGVFADTTLYNTLVTSISPGMNVYRWEVTIGAIIYSDDVVITNNSASAANTGPDHVTCVNYASLSANSPVTGTGLWTVVAGSGNFENPTQYSTVVTNLSPGDNIFRWTVTNGECSSFDEITVTYIFVTADAGPDQEICTDYTTLAANDPSLQGAAGYWVVNAGGGTITNQTLYNSEVTNLSPGVNMLGWTVEIEGMCSDFDEVMITNNLYSASASVAGPTTICVDSADLLGNVPVQGCTGEWSIWAGGGSFDDPASPATRVTGLLKGENTLRWTITKNGCSAHDDVVITNNMVTALAGSDIITCGNDANLAANELLPGEIGLWTIISGTGTILTPSDNETVVTGLGAGVNVFSWAVSGNGCFDEDYVQVSNNSFVITAGFDQHVCDTTVVLQAQDPLPGYGIWSFSGPGVTIVNPTSNTTTVYGLQDNSSHTFRWTVYKNGCSAWDEVIIYNDLVHAHAGGDQSVCAGNTNLAAENPIAGSGYWTISAGAGTITDPTYHASVVTDLGLGTNTLIWTVTNLTCTDADEMVITNNTVTATAGVDQALCFNDAYLAGDQPQPGGYGIWEVAGGPGIVHTPSAFNSYVSNLQRGVNTFRWTVYENGCNNGGDLVQIINNSFDAYAGEDQILAQYDADTYFEAELPPNSTGQWSVLAGSGNIADLNSPSSYVDNMLTGENIFTWSVNNTFTGCSDSDDVSIFVGDFTIECGDDQVICHSTAVMNAEFEPGAVSHEWSIISGGGVFDDIHDPETVVRNIPLGINVYKWTAELDEFEISCTVTITNDSIYAGAGDDATLCEDYHTMNAEQIPGGIGLWSVIGLGGGTVVDNTLYNTLITDLEFGTNLFEWHTTRTESGCESRDTVAITSYANAADAGTDDTISVSSYQLQAVSLPGLNGTWSVEYGNGIFEDNSLANTIVSNLTYGDNIFRWNTSYNGCYDFDDVMITLTVYAGEDFEVEGDTVYLDAVLPEGAIGEWTIMYGTGTFEDDTDPKTRVWDLSPGINILRWTVSFPNRKLVLWDEVTGNKTSGTDVLLSKSLIYPNPSRGIINIISGKSLEKADIEIYNISGSLVKFKILNKSANELKINLSQNKPGMYFIKINKQNSIIIKKLIIK, from the coding sequence ATGAAAACAATTAGATTAATATCAATAATTTTGGTTTTTCTTGTAATAACAGGAATCAATCAAAAAGCCTATTCGCAAGCAAATGCAGGCCCGGATAAGGAAATTTGTGCAGATTATACATATATGTCAGCATTGGATCCTTCACCCGATTCGGGAGAGTGGTCCGTAGTGTCAGGTTCAGGAGTTTTTGCAGATACTACTCTTTATAATACTCTTGTTACAAGTATATCTCCGGGAATGAATGTATATCGTTGGGAAGTTACGATTGGAGCAATTATTTATTCTGATGATGTTGTAATCACAAACAACTCTGCATCCGCCGCCAATACCGGCCCCGATCATGTAACTTGTGTAAATTATGCATCCTTATCAGCCAACTCTCCGGTAACAGGTACAGGTTTATGGACAGTAGTTGCCGGTTCGGGTAATTTTGAGAATCCTACACAATACAGTACTGTAGTCACAAATCTAAGCCCGGGTGATAATATATTCCGATGGACAGTAACAAACGGAGAATGTTCAAGTTTTGATGAAATTACTGTTACATACATCTTCGTAACTGCTGATGCCGGACCGGACCAAGAGATTTGTACTGACTACACGACATTAGCAGCCAACGACCCAAGTTTGCAGGGAGCTGCAGGTTATTGGGTAGTAAATGCAGGAGGAGGAACCATTACTAATCAGACACTATACAATTCTGAAGTTACAAATTTATCGCCGGGAGTTAATATGTTAGGATGGACAGTAGAAATAGAGGGTATGTGTTCTGATTTTGATGAAGTTATGATTACAAATAACTTGTACAGTGCAAGTGCAAGTGTTGCCGGCCCGACAACAATCTGTGTTGATTCTGCCGATTTACTTGGTAATGTACCTGTTCAAGGTTGTACGGGAGAATGGAGCATTTGGGCAGGAGGCGGTTCATTTGATGATCCTGCAAGCCCTGCGACAAGAGTTACAGGATTATTAAAAGGTGAAAATACATTAAGATGGACCATTACAAAAAACGGTTGTTCAGCTCATGATGATGTTGTAATCACAAATAATATGGTTACTGCATTGGCAGGTTCAGATATTATTACTTGTGGTAATGATGCAAATTTGGCAGCTAATGAATTATTGCCGGGAGAGATTGGTTTATGGACAATAATCAGCGGAACAGGTACAATTTTAACACCCTCTGATAATGAAACAGTTGTTACGGGACTTGGTGCAGGAGTGAATGTATTCAGTTGGGCAGTCAGCGGAAACGGTTGTTTTGATGAAGATTATGTTCAAGTTTCAAATAACTCTTTCGTTATAACTGCCGGTTTTGATCAACATGTTTGTGATACTACGGTTGTATTGCAAGCTCAAGATCCTTTACCGGGATACGGTATTTGGAGCTTCTCCGGCCCGGGTGTAACAATAGTTAATCCTACATCGAATACAACAACGGTTTACGGATTACAGGATAATTCATCGCATACGTTTAGATGGACGGTTTATAAAAATGGTTGTTCTGCTTGGGATGAAGTGATTATTTATAATGACCTTGTACATGCACATGCCGGCGGTGATCAATCTGTATGTGCCGGTAATACTAACTTAGCAGCAGAAAATCCGATTGCCGGAAGCGGATATTGGACAATTAGTGCCGGTGCCGGTACCATAACTGATCCTACCTATCATGCATCAGTTGTTACTGATTTGGGATTAGGAACTAATACTTTGATTTGGACGGTTACTAATTTAACTTGTACAGATGCAGATGAAATGGTAATTACTAACAATACTGTTACTGCTACTGCCGGTGTCGATCAGGCATTATGTTTTAACGATGCTTATCTTGCCGGTGATCAGCCTCAACCGGGCGGATACGGTATTTGGGAAGTTGCAGGCGGACCGGGCATTGTTCATACACCATCTGCATTTAATTCTTATGTTTCTAATCTGCAAAGAGGAGTTAATACGTTCCGTTGGACCGTTTATGAAAACGGTTGTAACAACGGAGGTGATCTTGTTCAAATAATAAATAACAGCTTTGATGCATATGCCGGAGAAGATCAAATACTTGCACAATATGATGCAGATACTTATTTTGAAGCAGAATTGCCGCCTAACTCAACAGGTCAATGGTCTGTACTTGCAGGCAGCGGAAATATTGCCGATTTGAACAGTCCTTCATCTTATGTTGATAATATGCTGACAGGTGAAAACATCTTCACTTGGTCAGTAAATAATACTTTTACAGGATGTTCAGATTCTGATGATGTTTCAATATTTGTTGGCGATTTCACAATTGAATGTGGTGACGATCAAGTGATATGTCACAGTACTGCTGTGATGAATGCTGAATTTGAACCCGGAGCTGTTTCTCATGAATGGTCAATAATTTCCGGTGGCGGTGTATTTGATGATATACATGATCCTGAAACTGTTGTAAGAAATATACCACTCGGAATAAATGTTTACAAATGGACAGCCGAACTTGACGAATTTGAAATTTCTTGTACGGTTACGATAACAAATGATTCCATATATGCCGGTGCCGGTGATGATGCAACACTTTGTGAAGACTATCATACCATGAATGCAGAACAAATTCCGGGAGGAATTGGATTATGGTCTGTAATAGGCCTCGGTGGAGGTACCGTTGTTGATAATACTTTATATAATACACTTATAACCGATCTTGAATTCGGAACAAATCTGTTTGAATGGCATACGACAAGAACCGAAAGCGGTTGTGAGTCTCGTGATACAGTAGCAATAACAAGTTATGCAAATGCAGCTGATGCCGGAACAGATGATACAATTTCAGTTTCGTCATATCAGCTACAAGCTGTTTCATTGCCCGGTTTAAACGGTACGTGGTCAGTAGAATACGGTAACGGTATTTTTGAAGATAATTCCCTTGCTAATACAATTGTAAGTAATTTAACATATGGTGACAATATTTTCAGGTGGAATACTTCTTACAACGGCTGCTATGATTTTGATGATGTTATGATTACTCTGACTGTTTATGCAGGAGAGGATTTTGAAGTTGAAGGTGATACTGTATATCTTGATGCCGTACTCCCCGAAGGAGCAATAGGTGAATGGACAATTATGTATGGTACAGGAACTTTTGAAGACGATACCGACCCTAAAACAAGAGTTTGGGATTTAAGCCCGGGTATTAACATCCTAAGATGGACTGTTTCTTTTCCTAACAGGAAATTAGTACTGTGGGACGAAGTAACAGGAAATAAAACATCAGGTACAGATGTTTTACTTTCAAAATCATTAATTTATCCTAATCCGTCAAGGGGTATTATAAATATAATTTCCGGAAAATCTCTTGAAAAAGCAGATATAGAAATTTACAATATTTCAGGTTCGCTTGTAAAATTTAAAATTCTTAATAAATCAGCAAACGAATTAAAAATCAATCTTTCTCAAAACAAACCTGGTATGTATTTTATTAAAATAAATAAACAAAATTCAATTATAATTAAAAAATTGATTATTAAATAG
- a CDS encoding GIY-YIG nuclease family protein — MIYYIYILQSKKDNNFYTGYTSDLKRRLEEHNNGKVTSTKHRRPLKLIYFEGCLSQKDALHREKYLKTSWGKRYVKNRIKNYLTGRTEATTTEISKEKKPKTFNESKHIANQGGTIAGNTRKEIEEKTGKGVISSTDAKVLENKNKEIDKNDTK; from the coding sequence ATGATATACTATATTTATATATTACAATCAAAAAAGGATAATAACTTTTACACAGGTTATACATCTGATTTAAAAAGAAGATTAGAAGAACATAATAATGGTAAAGTGACTTCAACAAAACATAGAAGACCATTGAAACTAATTTATTTTGAAGGATGTTTATCTCAAAAAGATGCACTTCACAGGGAAAAGTATTTAAAAACATCTTGGGGTAAGCGATATGTAAAGAATAGAATAAAAAACTATCTAACGGGGCGAACAGAAGCAACAACAACAGAAATCTCGAAAGAAAAGAAACCAAAAACCTTTAATGAGAGCAAACATATTGCAAATCAAGGAGGAACAATTGCAGGAAACACTCGCAAAGAAATTGAAGAAAAAACCGGGAAAGGTGTTATTTCATCAACGGATGCAAAAGTGTTAGAAAACAAAAATAAAGAAATCGACAAGAATGATACAAAATGA
- a CDS encoding type II toxin-antitoxin system RelE/ParE family toxin → MSKYQITISENAKRRIENVFHYLEQEWSEKVRDDFKFKLLKQVDFLRQNPYMFPASQVKKNIRRCIITKHNAMYYRVKDNEVEIVTLHDTRSDPESLYL, encoded by the coding sequence ATGAGTAAGTATCAAATCACAATATCTGAAAATGCAAAAAGAAGAATTGAAAACGTATTTCATTATTTGGAACAGGAATGGTCAGAAAAAGTAAGAGATGATTTTAAGTTTAAATTATTAAAGCAAGTTGATTTTTTAAGACAGAATCCTTATATGTTCCCGGCATCACAAGTAAAAAAGAATATACGAAGATGCATAATTACTAAACATAATGCCATGTATTACAGGGTTAAAGATAATGAAGTTGAAATAGTAACTCTACATGACACAAGAAGTGACCCGGAAAGTTTATATCTATAA
- a CDS encoding (2Fe-2S)-binding protein encodes MRKITINLNGETRYVYVEPNDVLLDVLRDKLGIKSPKSGCERGDCGTCAVLLNGKSVRSCLILAIEVDGQEITTIEGLSKDGLTPLQEAFIENNSFQCGFCAPGITISATELLNKNPHPNKEEIKEAIAGNLCRCTGYESIIEAIEKVAKK; translated from the coding sequence ATGAGAAAAATAACAATAAACCTTAATGGAGAAACTCGTTATGTTTATGTTGAACCAAATGACGTTTTACTTGATGTATTACGAGATAAACTCGGAATTAAAAGTCCCAAATCAGGCTGTGAAAGAGGCGATTGCGGAACATGTGCAGTTTTGCTTAACGGAAAAAGTGTCCGTTCGTGTTTAATTCTTGCAATTGAAGTTGACGGACAAGAGATTACAACTATTGAGGGTTTATCAAAAGACGGATTAACACCTTTACAAGAAGCATTCATCGAAAATAACTCATTTCAATGCGGTTTTTGTGCACCCGGGATTACAATTTCTGCAACAGAACTGCTGAATAAAAATCCTCACCCTAATAAAGAAGAAATAAAAGAAGCCATTGCCGGAAATCTTTGCAGATGCACAGGTTACGAATCAATAATTGAAGCAATTGAAAAAGTCGCAAAAAAATAA
- a CDS encoding cupin domain-containing protein, translating into MQTTKPTKEQIKSTQTWGTWEKEVSEFPWEYDEKETCYILEGEAEVTAENGDKITFKKGDWVTFEQGLKCTWKITKDIKKKYKFG; encoded by the coding sequence ATGCAAACAACAAAACCAACAAAAGAACAAATCAAAAGCACCCAAACTTGGGGAACTTGGGAAAAAGAAGTTTCTGAATTTCCTTGGGAGTATGATGAAAAAGAAACATGCTATATCCTTGAAGGTGAAGCTGAAGTTACAGCAGAAAACGGAGATAAAATTACTTTCAAAAAAGGAGATTGGGTTACTTTTGAACAGGGCTTAAAATGTACATGGAAAATAACAAAAGACATTAAGAAAAAATATAAGTTCGGTTAA
- a CDS encoding xanthine dehydrogenase family protein subunit M has protein sequence MPISHDFEYFKPLNIEDAVKLLDENSGKSKIIAGGTDLTVQLKEDIITPDVLIDIKAIPYLNKIEFTGTELKIGASVTFSDIEESEIIKTNFRVLWEGASTVASVGIRNRATLAGNICSAVPSLDSAPALLLYETRIHVKSFKEERVINIEDWFTGPKKTSLKNNEIVTHIILTLPETKSVSCYKKLGRYKGEDLAQVGLGIMATDNKQYRIAVCAIGPIPKRVKKTELFLNGKELTEDNIKQAQKIISTEISPITDIRATKEYRIHITKIMLERALKECYALSAGEKIKSDPIL, from the coding sequence ATGCCTATATCTCACGATTTTGAATATTTTAAGCCTCTGAACATTGAAGATGCGGTAAAATTATTGGATGAAAACTCCGGAAAATCAAAAATAATTGCCGGAGGTACTGACCTTACGGTACAATTAAAGGAAGACATTATTACACCTGATGTTCTTATTGATATTAAAGCTATACCTTATTTAAATAAGATTGAATTCACCGGAACAGAACTTAAAATTGGTGCAAGTGTAACATTCTCCGATATTGAAGAATCTGAAATTATTAAAACCAATTTTCGTGTACTTTGGGAGGGTGCTTCAACTGTTGCTTCTGTGGGAATCAGAAATCGTGCAACTTTGGCAGGTAATATTTGTTCGGCAGTACCGTCTTTAGACTCCGCTCCCGCTTTATTGTTGTATGAAACAAGAATACATGTCAAAAGTTTTAAAGAAGAACGTGTTATTAATATTGAAGATTGGTTTACCGGCCCTAAAAAAACTTCATTAAAAAATAATGAAATCGTAACACATATCATTTTGACTTTACCTGAAACAAAATCTGTAAGTTGCTATAAGAAATTGGGAAGATACAAAGGCGAAGACCTTGCACAAGTCGGATTAGGCATTATGGCAACAGATAACAAACAATACAGAATTGCTGTTTGTGCAATCGGACCGATTCCGAAAAGAGTAAAAAAAACAGAGCTGTTCTTAAACGGAAAAGAGCTTACAGAAGATAATATTAAGCAAGCACAAAAAATAATTTCAACTGAAATTTCTCCGATAACGGATATCAGAGCTACAAAAGAATACAGAATTCACATTACAAAAATAATGTTGGAAAGGGCTTTAAAAGAATGCTATGCACTATCAGCAGGTGAAAAAATTAAATCAGACCCGATATTGTAA